Proteins encoded within one genomic window of Thermococcus sp. 21S7:
- a CDS encoding metallophosphoesterase, translated as MIRIAHISDTHITGESAYKGYAYDLIVNEINRGDFDFVIHTGDVTNNGLREEYERAAYELRKIQKPLVVIPGNHDVRNVGYTLFERFIGSLNGVFEFKDGVVVWVDSTIPDLSDGRVGGHKFRWLKKKLEEYSDRKFKIVAAHHHLVPLPDTGRERNVLFNAGDVLDLLLRHGVSLYTCGHKHVPNVYRIEDMVVDNAGCTSCRKTRKGDVNSYNVITLRDDGRIEVRIKRVTGEQIIKEHRPVRPKLFVPRGRRLLRIVQVSESNVSDRMYFRRKVLENAIRTINEKLRPDIVVHCGDVVDMGIERYYEKAYEFYERIKAEKLVVPGHNDITYLGYDLFMEYFGEPEIKELGRFTFIPVISAQYETPIGVVGRIGQRNLAEHLGEYRENFTVVVMHHNVVPIPRSREVGFLEDAGDVLRVITGREANLVLTGHGGNSFGIKVEKTPIVNAGSISWELHRNPYGNSFNVIDVYRDMVVVFEVQATWGSGRLVGIWKIKAPFSPSSSPQPSP; from the coding sequence ATGATAAGGATAGCCCACATAAGCGACACCCACATAACGGGTGAGAGCGCCTACAAGGGGTACGCCTACGACCTCATAGTCAACGAAATAAACCGGGGAGATTTCGACTTCGTCATCCACACCGGCGACGTGACGAACAACGGTCTCCGCGAGGAGTACGAGAGGGCCGCCTACGAACTCAGAAAAATTCAGAAGCCGCTGGTTGTTATTCCCGGCAACCACGACGTCAGGAACGTTGGATACACGCTCTTTGAGAGGTTCATCGGATCGCTGAACGGCGTCTTTGAGTTCAAGGACGGCGTCGTGGTATGGGTGGACTCCACGATTCCTGACCTGAGCGACGGTCGCGTTGGCGGTCACAAGTTCAGATGGCTCAAGAAAAAACTGGAGGAGTACTCGGACAGGAAGTTTAAGATAGTCGCCGCCCACCACCACCTCGTGCCGCTCCCGGACACCGGGAGGGAAAGGAACGTGCTCTTCAACGCCGGCGACGTTCTCGACCTGCTTCTCAGGCACGGGGTCAGCCTCTACACCTGCGGCCACAAGCACGTGCCCAACGTCTACCGCATCGAGGATATGGTGGTGGACAACGCCGGCTGTACCTCGTGCAGGAAAACGCGCAAGGGCGACGTCAACAGCTACAACGTTATAACTCTCCGCGATGATGGGAGAATAGAGGTGAGGATAAAGCGCGTTACGGGGGAGCAGATAATCAAGGAGCATAGGCCCGTGAGGCCAAAGCTTTTCGTTCCCCGCGGCAGGAGGCTCCTCAGAATAGTTCAGGTGAGCGAGAGCAACGTCTCGGACAGGATGTACTTCAGGAGGAAGGTTCTGGAGAACGCCATCAGGACGATAAACGAGAAGCTCAGGCCGGACATAGTGGTTCACTGCGGCGACGTCGTCGACATGGGCATAGAGCGCTACTACGAGAAGGCCTACGAGTTCTATGAGAGAATAAAGGCCGAAAAGCTCGTCGTTCCGGGCCACAACGACATAACCTACCTCGGCTACGACCTCTTCATGGAATACTTCGGTGAGCCCGAGATAAAGGAGCTGGGACGCTTCACGTTCATCCCGGTCATAAGCGCCCAGTACGAGACGCCGATAGGCGTCGTGGGAAGGATAGGCCAGAGAAACCTTGCGGAGCACCTCGGGGAGTACCGCGAGAACTTCACGGTCGTCGTCATGCACCACAACGTGGTTCCCATACCCAGGAGCAGGGAGGTCGGTTTCCTGGAGGACGCGGGCGACGTTCTCCGCGTCATCACCGGACGGGAGGCAAACCTCGTCCTGACCGGTCACGGGGGCAACTCGTTTGGAATCAAGGTTGAGAAAACGCCCATCGTTAACGCGGGCTCCATAAGCTGGGAGCTCCACAGAAACCCCTACGGGAACAGCTTCAACGTGATAGACGTCTACCGGGACATGGTGGTCGTCTTCGAGGTTCAGGCGACGTGGGGGAGCGGAAGGCTCGTCGGGATATGGAAAATAAAGGCCCCGTTCAGCCCCTCATCCTCTCCTCAACCCTCTCCATGA
- a CDS encoding CBS domain-containing protein — protein sequence MDTNAPIKVYMTRKLIGVEPDDTIQRACEVMVEFDIGSLVVVEKGRVVGFFTKSDIIRRVVIPGLPNTTPVRKIMSGALITVDSNTPLREVLDLMAKKGIKHMLIEEDGEIVGIFSLSDLLTASRRRLETAIAAE from the coding sequence ATGGACACGAACGCCCCGATTAAGGTTTACATGACCAGAAAGCTCATCGGCGTTGAGCCGGACGATACCATACAGCGGGCCTGTGAGGTCATGGTGGAGTTTGACATCGGATCTCTTGTCGTCGTTGAGAAGGGCAGGGTCGTCGGCTTCTTCACAAAGAGCGACATAATAAGGCGCGTCGTCATTCCCGGACTTCCGAACACGACTCCCGTGAGGAAGATAATGAGCGGGGCGCTGATAACGGTCGACTCAAATACCCCCCTCAGGGAAGTCCTGGACCTGATGGCAAAGAAGGGCATCAAACACATGCTCATCGAGGAGGACGGCGAGATAGTCGGGATATTCAGCCTGAGCGACCTCCTAACGGCAAGCAGGAGGAGGCTTGAAACGGCCATAGCGGCAGAGTGA
- a CDS encoding class II glutamine amidotransferase, translating into MCRILFATGEGKDVAPLLDALVKASENDPYKEKRGKGRQHRDGWGYVLLKDGSVRHYRSMKPVFGDTEAVESLRNELEGFVTLMVHARAASQGIKSLFNVQPFAFSSRHGFTFWIMHNGDLDKSRIIGLADLDGKELENASDTYAFATYLCRKLQNPSLSNLLVHYRTIEETTKSLFNTVTLFHRSAGDFMAFITARMSDEYMENPLNYDYGKLLVLKKEKLFAVVSSTLELYHPEEYEVAPNETAFCVRIRGDAFEVETVHL; encoded by the coding sequence ATGTGCCGGATACTCTTTGCAACCGGGGAGGGCAAGGACGTCGCCCCCCTCTTGGATGCGTTGGTCAAGGCGTCCGAAAACGATCCTTACAAGGAAAAGCGCGGGAAGGGCAGGCAACATCGCGACGGCTGGGGCTACGTGCTGCTCAAGGACGGAAGCGTGAGACACTACAGGTCAATGAAGCCAGTCTTTGGGGACACCGAGGCGGTGGAGTCGCTCAGGAATGAGCTGGAGGGCTTCGTAACGCTCATGGTGCACGCCAGGGCGGCATCCCAGGGCATCAAGAGCCTGTTCAATGTCCAGCCCTTCGCCTTCTCCTCAAGGCACGGCTTTACCTTCTGGATCATGCACAACGGCGACCTCGACAAGTCCAGAATCATAGGACTGGCGGACCTGGACGGGAAGGAGCTGGAAAACGCATCCGACACCTACGCCTTCGCAACCTACCTGTGCAGAAAGCTTCAGAACCCGAGCCTCAGCAACCTGCTCGTCCACTACAGAACCATCGAAGAGACCACGAAGTCCCTCTTCAACACGGTGACCCTCTTCCACAGGTCTGCGGGAGATTTCATGGCCTTCATCACAGCGAGGATGAGCGACGAATACATGGAGAATCCCCTGAACTACGACTACGGCAAGCTCCTGGTTTTGAAGAAGGAAAAACTCTTCGCGGTTGTTTCATCAACCCTGGAGCTCTACCATCCGGAGGAATACGAGGTGGCACCGAACGAAACCGCGTTCTGTGTGCGCATCCGTGGGGATGCCTTTGAAGTCGAGACGGTTCACCTGTGA
- a CDS encoding type I restriction endonuclease — MDELREAVVNVLRKVRAHRDLYTKNEEAVKQHLIGEIFQALGWDWNNPEEVRPEARTEDGRADYALMLNGKVFAYVEAKNMGVNILKRDEPLRQLARYCFNSGVRYGILTNGTVWIAVKAFEEGSRLWDRVLMTANIEEDSLERVVIKLSLLAKSRINDIERLASLLKALELSFERLKREGYSEKTLIEYLTSREGSTTLPVAELRGDETPRAVYVYEDGWKLLPLPEKSIKGVLLAVLLYMEKASSGYQRDEIRKAYEHLRTVRLDPKTALEILRKLEEEERLRIAVEL; from the coding sequence ATGGACGAACTCAGGGAAGCGGTGGTCAACGTTCTCAGGAAGGTGCGCGCTCACAGGGACCTCTACACCAAGAACGAGGAGGCGGTGAAGCAGCATCTCATCGGTGAGATATTTCAAGCCCTCGGCTGGGACTGGAACAACCCGGAAGAGGTTCGACCGGAGGCCAGAACCGAGGACGGCAGGGCGGACTACGCCCTCATGCTGAATGGGAAGGTCTTCGCCTACGTCGAGGCAAAGAACATGGGCGTGAACATCCTGAAAAGGGACGAGCCGCTTCGCCAGCTGGCCCGGTACTGCTTCAACTCCGGCGTGAGATACGGAATTCTCACGAACGGCACCGTTTGGATAGCGGTCAAGGCCTTTGAGGAAGGCTCCCGCCTCTGGGACAGGGTTTTAATGACCGCCAACATCGAGGAGGATTCCCTTGAGCGGGTCGTTATTAAGCTCTCCCTGCTCGCCAAGTCGAGGATAAATGACATTGAGAGGCTCGCCTCCCTGCTTAAGGCGCTGGAGCTGAGCTTTGAGAGGCTGAAGAGGGAGGGCTATTCGGAAAAAACTCTCATCGAGTATCTGACTTCCCGCGAGGGTTCCACGACGCTCCCCGTTGCCGAACTCCGCGGAGACGAAACACCCCGGGCAGTCTACGTCTACGAGGACGGGTGGAAGCTCCTGCCCCTGCCGGAGAAGAGCATCAAGGGCGTTCTCCTCGCGGTTCTGCTGTACATGGAGAAGGCATCGTCCGGCTATCAGAGGGATGAGATAAGAAAAGCCTACGAGCACCTCAGAACCGTTCGGCTCGATCCTAAGACGGCCCTTGAGATACTCCGGAAGCTTGAGGAAGAGGAAAGGCTGAGAATAGCCGTGGAGCTTTAG
- a CDS encoding AIR synthase family protein, which translates to MLPPGKIPPEKLRELVFNHLGARGERVIIGADLGIDAAAIDFGSSVLVASTDPITGAEKGIGFYAVHVNANDVATFGARPKWFLVSILLPERADESLLTGIMRELHESASKLGVAIVGGHTEVTPGLEKPIVVGTMLGEVEREKLVTSNGARPGDAVIVTKWAGLEGTSIIAGERSGELEKAFGREFVEKARSFIEMISVVEDALTANEVGVHAMHDPTEGGIANGLHEMADAAGLGFRVYRERIPVREETLKICRFYGLDPLALISSGTLMIAAPRERVGGIVEALRRKGINASVIGEFVEDLGVKVIVEDGKEMPLERPASDELWKVV; encoded by the coding sequence ATGCTGCCTCCAGGCAAAATCCCTCCGGAAAAGCTCAGAGAGCTGGTCTTTAACCACCTCGGGGCTAGGGGAGAGCGGGTTATAATCGGTGCGGACCTCGGCATAGACGCCGCGGCAATCGATTTTGGTTCTTCCGTTCTCGTGGCATCGACTGACCCGATAACCGGGGCCGAAAAGGGGATAGGCTTCTACGCGGTTCATGTCAACGCCAACGACGTTGCAACCTTTGGCGCAAGGCCGAAGTGGTTTCTGGTGAGCATACTCCTCCCGGAGAGAGCCGATGAAAGCCTTCTCACGGGGATAATGCGCGAGCTCCACGAGAGCGCATCAAAGCTTGGGGTTGCCATAGTCGGCGGCCACACCGAGGTGACCCCCGGACTGGAGAAGCCCATAGTCGTCGGGACGATGCTCGGTGAGGTTGAGCGGGAGAAGCTCGTAACCTCCAACGGGGCCAGGCCGGGGGATGCGGTTATCGTCACCAAGTGGGCCGGCCTTGAGGGGACGTCAATAATAGCGGGCGAGAGGAGCGGGGAGCTGGAGAAGGCCTTCGGAAGGGAGTTCGTGGAAAAAGCCAGGTCATTCATCGAGATGATAAGCGTCGTGGAGGATGCCCTCACCGCCAACGAGGTCGGCGTCCACGCCATGCACGACCCAACGGAGGGGGGCATAGCCAACGGCCTCCACGAGATGGCGGACGCGGCAGGTTTGGGCTTCCGCGTTTACAGGGAGAGAATCCCGGTGAGGGAAGAGACGCTTAAGATATGCCGGTTCTACGGCCTGGATCCGCTGGCGCTGATAAGCTCCGGGACGCTGATGATAGCCGCCCCCAGGGAGCGGGTTGGGGGGATCGTTGAAGCCCTGAGAAGGAAGGGCATAAACGCCTCGGTCATAGGCGAGTTCGTGGAAGACCTGGGCGTGAAGGTAATCGTCGAGGATGGAAAGGAGATGCCGCTGGAGCGGCCAGCGAGCGACGAGCTCTGGAAGGTTGTCTAA
- a CDS encoding winged helix-turn-helix domain-containing protein, translating into MVESIQEITVIAEALSSPVRVRILKMLCEKEWYVYELAKALGISRQLLYLHLKKLEKANLVESELRLEPNDPRAKKYYRAKPFKFVVDNETIKNLKEV; encoded by the coding sequence ATGGTCGAGAGCATACAGGAGATAACAGTGATTGCAGAGGCCCTGAGTTCCCCCGTGAGAGTAAGGATACTCAAAATGCTCTGCGAAAAGGAATGGTACGTCTACGAGCTGGCCAAGGCCCTTGGCATTTCCCGCCAGCTGCTCTACCTCCACCTCAAAAAGCTCGAAAAGGCCAACCTCGTCGAGAGCGAGCTCCGCCTGGAGCCCAACGACCCCAGGGCGAAGAAGTACTACCGGGCAAAGCCCTTTAAGTTCGTCGTTGATAATGAGACTATAAAGAACCTTAAGGAGGTGTGA
- a CDS encoding DUF2202 domain-containing protein has protein sequence MRKMWFGIGLMALLIGMSLGAVSAYMGTPGPNPYASQTTAPMANSTLDTYYSDLTQEEIDGLLYMREEEKLARDVYLTFYEMYGLQIFYNIAQSEQTHTDTVLALIEKYNLTDPASDEIGVFTNPDLQALYDQLIEMGSGSVVDALKVGALIEETDIVDLQERIAQTDNDDIRQVYENLMAGSENHLRAFTSQLEAYGVTYEPQVVGDDYYQSVIGTAASHGHGGRGMAAARGQAGGMQEGGIMAGITNTFRHAWAWMNGLAQRIGMPI, from the coding sequence ATGAGAAAGATGTGGTTTGGAATTGGGCTGATGGCCCTGTTGATTGGAATGTCTCTGGGAGCGGTTTCGGCGTACATGGGAACCCCCGGGCCGAACCCATACGCATCCCAGACGACCGCCCCGATGGCGAACAGCACCCTTGATACTTACTACTCGGACCTGACCCAGGAGGAGATAGATGGACTGCTCTACATGCGCGAGGAGGAGAAGCTCGCACGGGACGTCTACCTAACGTTCTACGAGATGTACGGCCTTCAGATATTCTACAACATAGCCCAGAGCGAGCAGACGCACACCGACACAGTGCTCGCCTTGATAGAGAAGTACAACCTCACCGACCCGGCCAGCGATGAGATAGGGGTCTTCACCAACCCCGACCTGCAGGCCCTCTACGACCAGCTGATTGAGATGGGAAGCGGAAGCGTCGTCGATGCCCTCAAGGTCGGCGCGCTGATAGAGGAGACGGACATCGTTGACCTCCAGGAGAGGATAGCTCAGACCGACAACGATGACATCAGACAGGTTTACGAGAACCTCATGGCCGGCAGTGAGAACCACCTCAGGGCCTTTACGAGCCAGCTTGAGGCCTACGGCGTAACCTACGAGCCCCAGGTCGTAGGTGATGACTACTACCAGAGCGTTATCGGCACCGCAGCCAGCCACGGGCACGGCGGTCGCGGTATGGCAGCCGCCCGCGGACAGGCCGGCGGAATGCAGGAAGGCGGCATCATGGCGGGCATAACCAACACATTCAGGCACGCTTGGGCGTGGATGAACGGGCTTGCCCAGAGGATTGGGATGCCTATCTGA
- a CDS encoding DUF4405 domain-containing protein, whose protein sequence is MARWTAPAWFRGVVDLVLTAVFTILAVSGIALYLAPSGRIADTIGWTFLGLDKDTWTNVHTYMGFAMIGLIAVHLIIGFRSMLTMLKVGFKQGRWKPAVAFLIAAGLIAGGFQAYESYFTEDSSGSTDYEVYVAADTNTTYTYVEITGSMMKTYTLQQVAEIYGVSAEDLVRVLKEDYGINAEPGDLLEAIEASNGLDREVFKEELAAAIERLLGAKEAATNTTSETSDGGEG, encoded by the coding sequence ATGGCAAGATGGACGGCTCCGGCATGGTTTAGAGGAGTAGTTGACCTGGTTCTTACGGCAGTGTTCACAATACTCGCCGTCTCGGGAATAGCCCTCTACCTCGCCCCCTCAGGGAGAATAGCCGACACGATAGGATGGACGTTCCTTGGCCTGGATAAGGACACCTGGACGAACGTACACACGTACATGGGCTTTGCCATGATCGGCCTCATAGCGGTGCACCTGATAATAGGCTTCAGAAGCATGCTAACCATGCTTAAAGTGGGCTTCAAACAGGGCAGATGGAAGCCCGCGGTGGCGTTTCTGATTGCCGCAGGACTGATCGCCGGAGGATTCCAGGCTTACGAGTCGTACTTTACGGAGGACTCAAGCGGGAGCACCGATTATGAGGTTTACGTAGCCGCCGACACCAACACTACCTACACCTACGTGGAGATAACGGGCTCAATGATGAAGACGTACACACTCCAGCAGGTGGCGGAAATCTACGGTGTCTCCGCAGAAGACTTGGTGAGGGTGTTGAAGGAAGATTACGGCATCAATGCAGAGCCAGGCGATCTCCTCGAAGCCATAGAGGCCAGCAACGGCCTGGACAGGGAAGTGTTTAAGGAAGAACTAGCGGCAGCAATTGAAAGGCTCCTCGGAGCAAAAGAGGCTGCGACCAACACAACGTCGGAGACATCGGATGGGGGCGAAGGCTGA
- a CDS encoding ribosome biogenesis/translation initiation ATPase RLI, protein MRIAVIDYDRCNPDKCGNFLCERVCPVNRMGGEAIIIDEESYRPVIQEASCTGCGICVHKCPFNAITIVNLPEELEEGCVHRYGVNAFVLYRLPVVKDGMVVGILGPNGTGKTTAVKALSGQIVPNLCGDNEDWDNVIRAFRGNELQNYFERLKKGEIRPVVKPQYVDLIPKAVRGKVRDLLKRADEAGKFDEVVRELELENILDREIKHLSGGELQRVAIAAAMLREAHFYFFDEPSSYLDIRQRLRVARIIRKLADSGKAVLTVEHDLAILDYMSDIIHVVYGKPGAYGIFSQPKSTRNGINEFLRGYLRDENVRFRPYEVSFTKKSERKSGEGEILVEYPGLVKDYGSFRLEAEPGTLYVGEVVGIVGPNGIGKTTFVKMLAGVEKPTEGEVDWTLTVSYKPQYIKVDYDGTVYDLLSKINAGKLMNSFYKTELLNPLGIPDLYDKKVNELSGGELQRVAITACLIRDADLYLLDEPSAHLDVEQRLAVSKAVRSLMAKNEKTALIVEHDVMMVDYLSDRLIVFEGEPGRSGRALQPMGMREGMNRFLASVGITFRRDPDTGRPRANKEGSVKDREQKERGEYYYVSA, encoded by the coding sequence ATGAGGATAGCGGTCATCGATTACGACAGGTGTAATCCGGACAAGTGCGGCAACTTCCTGTGCGAGCGCGTCTGCCCGGTCAATCGAATGGGCGGAGAGGCGATAATCATAGACGAGGAGAGCTACCGCCCGGTGATTCAGGAGGCGAGCTGTACCGGCTGCGGAATCTGTGTCCACAAGTGCCCGTTCAACGCGATAACCATAGTGAACCTTCCGGAGGAGCTTGAGGAGGGCTGCGTCCACCGCTATGGGGTAAACGCCTTCGTGCTCTACAGGCTTCCGGTTGTCAAGGACGGCATGGTGGTCGGCATCCTCGGACCGAACGGAACCGGTAAGACGACGGCCGTTAAGGCCTTATCCGGCCAAATCGTTCCGAACCTCTGCGGCGACAACGAGGACTGGGACAACGTCATAAGGGCATTCCGCGGCAACGAGCTCCAGAACTACTTCGAAAGACTGAAGAAAGGCGAGATAAGGCCCGTCGTCAAGCCGCAGTACGTTGACCTGATACCCAAGGCGGTCAGGGGCAAAGTCAGGGATCTGCTGAAGAGGGCCGACGAGGCGGGTAAGTTCGATGAGGTTGTCAGGGAGCTTGAACTGGAGAACATCCTCGACAGGGAGATAAAACACCTCTCCGGCGGTGAGCTTCAGCGCGTGGCCATAGCCGCTGCCATGCTCCGGGAGGCCCACTTCTACTTCTTCGACGAGCCTTCGAGCTACCTGGACATAAGACAGCGTCTCAGGGTTGCCAGGATCATCCGCAAGCTTGCCGACTCCGGAAAGGCCGTCCTGACCGTCGAGCACGACCTGGCGATACTCGACTACATGAGCGACATAATCCACGTCGTCTACGGCAAGCCCGGAGCGTACGGTATATTCTCCCAGCCGAAGTCAACGCGCAACGGCATAAACGAGTTCCTGCGCGGCTACCTCCGCGACGAGAACGTCAGGTTTAGGCCCTACGAGGTCAGCTTCACCAAGAAGAGCGAGAGGAAGAGCGGGGAGGGAGAGATACTTGTCGAGTACCCAGGGCTGGTGAAGGACTACGGAAGTTTCAGGCTTGAGGCCGAACCCGGAACGCTCTACGTCGGCGAGGTGGTCGGTATAGTGGGCCCCAACGGAATAGGTAAGACCACATTCGTCAAGATGCTCGCCGGCGTTGAGAAACCAACCGAGGGCGAGGTGGACTGGACGCTCACGGTCAGCTACAAGCCGCAGTACATCAAGGTGGATTACGATGGAACGGTTTATGATCTCCTCAGCAAGATAAACGCGGGAAAGCTGATGAACAGCTTCTACAAGACCGAACTCCTGAACCCGCTCGGCATCCCGGATCTCTACGACAAGAAGGTGAACGAGCTGAGCGGTGGAGAACTGCAGAGGGTCGCGATAACCGCCTGCCTGATCCGCGATGCTGACCTGTACCTCCTCGACGAACCCTCCGCTCACCTCGACGTCGAACAGAGGCTGGCGGTCTCAAAGGCGGTACGCTCCCTCATGGCCAAGAACGAAAAGACTGCCCTCATAGTCGAGCACGACGTCATGATGGTGGACTACCTCAGCGACAGGCTCATAGTCTTCGAGGGCGAGCCCGGAAGGAGCGGAAGGGCGCTCCAGCCCATGGGAATGAGGGAGGGCATGAACCGCTTCCTGGCCTCGGTCGGGATAACCTTCAGGCGCGACCCGGACACCGGAAGACCGAGGGCCAACAAAGAGGGAAGCGTCAAGGACAGGGAGCAGAAGGAGAGGGGCGAGTACTACTACGTCTCGGCATGA